The sequence below is a genomic window from Silene latifolia isolate original U9 population chromosome 7, ASM4854445v1, whole genome shotgun sequence.
TGGAAAAGAGgagatatatatatttatatttgtACTACTCAGAACATAGCTTGTGATATCCAACTATTCAATTGCCTCAACTTTCAAGTTTGCCCTTATTCCTTACCTCTACTTCTTAGTCTCTCTTTTCAGCTATAGGGAAAGCATTGATTCTGCTATGTTCTCACTGCAACCTTATAATACAATGAAGCCAACTATGATACTCCCCTCTTTGCTCACACACCATCAAGGTTTTCCTTATTTCTCAAGCCTCGACTGCTATTGTCGTCACCATTGTCGCACCATTGAAGAGATTACTACTGACACTAAACCAGGACAGTTATATAATTTAAATCACAGAGATTATAAGGCAGCTCAAGATGGATGTTGCGCTTCTTCGATGCCTATCATTCCTTATCTTGCTGAGCATCATTTCAGGTGATTCATATGGTCTTACTATATAAATTCATGTAGAAGAATGTACAATATCGATAGTTTTATTGTCAGATCAAACTAGACTCTTATTTTCAGATGAAACTAGACACTCATTTATTCAATACCCCCCTCTGCTCAACagattgtttacatttgattaaaatgCTCCTCACAAAATAGTAAAAGTGGAAACTTCCTTGTTGAGCCGGAGGGAGTATTTTAGAAATTGTGTAAACGAGTACTCGTATTTATCTTGTTAAGACAACAAGCTAGTGTTGTTGAATCTATCAAAATTTGCTTTGCCGGCATAATAGGGAAGGGGAAAAATGATATCACCCAAGAACATAAAACATAAATTAGGTTTTCATTATTCAGGAGTCCTGAGCTGTGTTACTCCGACACGGTGTCGTGTCTTACACGTGTTGGAGTGTCAAAGTGTCGGATACGGCTGTTTTGTGTGAATTTTTCTATATTGTGGTCTAAAGTGAAGTGTCGTGTCGGACACGTGACGCGACACGGCAGCTAAGTGAAGTGTCGGATAACAGAGGTTCTGAGAACCATGAAACCCTTGTATAAAAAGTGTGAAGATTATTTCATCACAAATGGCAAATgaacaaaatgacaaagaaacAAGGATGAAAGTGTTGAATAACTTACAAATGTTCAGATTGTTCAGGGTCAAATGCTGAAGTAAACAAGCGAGCACAGAGACACAGCAATCCACAGGGCCAGATGGTGTTTGAATCTTACGAAGCCATCACAACGACAATGCACGACGCTTACCCAACAATCGTTGGCAGTCCTGGCGACATTCCAACTCTCGATCCCAGTCCAACAACCCCAACCACAACACCGTCCACTATGCCATTGACGCCAATGACAGGTCCACCAACGATGCCCACCACAGGCCCACCAACCACACCAACCACCACTCCAATGCCACCGTATGGAGGAGCAGGAGTCatagggggaggaggaggaggaggcggagGTGGAGGTGGAAGTGGgagtggaggtggaggtggatcTTGGTGTGTCGCAAACCCGGGTGCTTCAGAAAAGGCTTTACAAGTAGGCTTGGATTATGCTTGTGGATATGGGGGAGCTGACTGTTCTCAAATACAAACAGGAGCAAGCTGTTTTAACCCGGACACTATTCGCGACCATGCATCATATGCTTACAATGACTATTATCAGAAGAACCCAGCTCCCACTAGCTGTGATTTTGGAGGAACTGCCCAGCTTGTCAACTCTGATCCAAGTAAGCACCAATTATATCAAACTATCAAACTATCAATAATCTCCGATAACTACCACGTTTATCCTATCCAAGTAAGCAACAATTATATCAATAATCTGAAACCTCACGTAGGATCATGGTATTAAATCACAATTTGAGATTTGATCTAGAAATTGATCATCACAACCAGATCTTTGCTGTTGCATAAAAAATCTGGCCGATGCCGCTTCAAAAAACCTTCAAAACCTAATGTTGATCACTATTTTGTCGAGTATCACAACCAAGAAACAATCAGATTCATACTTTATATCACATCACAGAAGTATATCAATTAACATCCAATTTCATTGACTGGCAGGCTCTGGAAGCTGTCACCTTCCATCAAAAGGATCAACAAGGTAGGTATCTTACCCTAGTTTTTCAGCTTTCAGATCTCCAAAAGAAAAGCAAAGACATAACTCTTGTTTCTGTGACAGCCTAACACCTACAACCCCAACACCGATCGTGCAAACACCACCAGCCATGTTGAGCCCCCCGAGCCCGTCAAGTACACTTTTGCCAGGAATTCCTCCTGGAGGAGGATCGGGTTTTGGTCCGGAACCAACAGCAAGCCCTAATATGGCAACCACCACTCATCAACAATTCTTGCTTTTCTTAAGTTCAACAAGCATATTAATATACGTTCTTCTAGCAAATCCTGTATAAAAATATGAAGAATAGGAGGCATCCACCTTTTTCCAGACAGAAGTAAATATCAACTTCAGTTAATGTAGTTGTTTGTAGACATCACAGAACTCCGCAGAGACTATTCTAGCTTCCAGAGCCTCAACATAATTAGAAGATTCATTCCTCACTCTCATAAATCATAGCTTTTGCTAGGCGGAGGATCTGAGACATTGCCACTAATGGAATATAGCAGTACATCAGATAGATCTTTTAACCCTTTGTATTTGTAGAAATCCCTATATTATATTATGTGTCAACCGCAAATAAATAAGCAGGAACATCATATATTCATACGGATTTAGAACATGTAAAAGAGAGCACAAGAAGTAGTAACAGCATATTATTTAAATTGCAGCCTAATAAATGGGGAAAATGATAAACTGAAGGTAAGAACCCAGAAAATAAGAGGATAAGAGGGGAAAAACGAACAATCATGTATCAGGAACCTATTTGAACCTAGCAAATTAAATCTTCAGCATCCGTGTTTAAAGAATAAAGAACATGGGAAGAGTTACCGCAATTATCAAAGAATATCAGCCATCCTTTTACTTCCGTGGAGGAATTTCATCTAATTAGCTTCCAAAAATGGTTTCTCGTCTGCTTCTTGGAATTACTCCGAAGTCCATAAACCTACTTTTCTAAAATTTATTATGCTGAATAAATATCATTCTCTCTAAAGCCACAATAAAAATTGCAAGCAGACAAAAGACTTTGGGCAACAAAGTAACGACCCGTTGATTGCAAGCAGACAGCATCGTAAAAACATGAAAACGAGCAAAGATGCAAGAGCATAAAAACAAGGGGGCAAAATAACCTTTATTCCAAGATATTAGATGGCGCCAGCCATAACAAAACTCCATCAGTCTAACTATACAAATATAAGAGCAACAATGACCACGACAGACCTGTCAACTGATGACTAGAAGGTTTTGTACTCCTGCAGTCCTGTCCATGTCCTGGAGCTGGTCTCTGTTTCTCGAACAGAGGACCTAATGAGTAATGTCCATGAAAATCAATCTTGCTGGCCTCAGTTTTCGCCCGTTCCACCATCCAGGGACAAAGACTTACATAAACGCAATAACACAAGGACAAAAAATCCACACAACCATAGTTTCAACAAAATAACATGGCACGTCTCAAAAATGAGCAAAacaaccaagaaaagaatgaaacgTAAAATTTTATAAAGAATGAGGGCAAATTTCGAAAAAGAAATACACCAAAATGGTCTCTATAGAACATCAGATACATGTGAAGAAACAAACTCCAGTATTTCATACATTATGGTTCGCAGCGTCTAACAATTTAGTATCCTCCCCGACCTTATCGGTTTCTGATAACTGAATATGTGATTTAGCACTCATTTTATTCCACTCATTTTCTACACGGAAGAAAACCCATTGAAAACGGCGGAAAATTTCCAGTGCTGCAATCGTGAAAACCGTTAAGTAATTATGTCGAAGATGAGCAGAAAGCTTGTAGGTCCATGTGCATCGCAGTATCAGGTTGCTCCCAAGCACCCAGCAATAGACCTAGAAATTGCAGAGTAAATTTATCAACTAACAACATTGCGATGTTCAACATCCCAAAGCCCCTTTATTCAAGATTCAAAAGCATTAGCATCACCAAAGAGGGAGTGATAAGGAAAAACAAGAAGTGAATTATTACCCATATCCGCCCGTGCAATAGGTATGAGCAAATATTAGGCTTCCCAAACTTGAATATTCGAGTGAAACAGCTGCATAATACATGCATATGAATAGTAAACTTCCCATATCTAGTCATACGTATATCATAAAATCTGAAGGTTTGCGAATATCATGAGGTGCAACAAGGGAATAGGGAAATCTTTTCATAAGGTATGACTACAGGTTTCAAATATTAAAATTATATATTCATAGCATGAAAAACTGCTAACAAAAAGCTGTAGCTTCAAATTAAGAAACAATTCAACTAGTTATTGACATGTTACCTCATGTCCCAATCTCGTGTGACATCCCAGTAAAAGGAGTACAAGGAGTTCAAAACACTTGAGAGCAACCATAGTGGTCGGTATATGTTTGTCCACTTGTCTGGATACACATGATATTTGAGTGCTGAAAGAAAGATAACGGGCACTGCTGTGGAGTATTTTAGAGCTGCAACAAACAAATTGAAAACAAGGTTACATTTTGTGTTTATATGTTTAAACATCTATGAAACAATACATAATAAAAGACACAATACTTAAAAACACTCTAAAAGGCAAAAGCGGAACATAATACTAAAAAGAGACAGTCATGTCGAGTAGGCTAGGCTGGTAAGCAGCAATTTCATCTCAGGAAACAAAAAATAGGGTAACTCACTCATGAAAGAAGAAAAAGGATCAACATTTCAACAACCCTTCAAATTAAAACAACCAACTTTTGTAGCTGGCTACAGCAAGGCAGGACAAATTTTTGTTGACAGTGGCCCAACTATAAGATTAATAGATACATCGAAACCGGTCAAGGCATTACTGCCAATGATTATCTCTGAGCCAGGCCAGGAAACCAATCGAGATTAGTGGGCAATTGCAAGATATCAGGAGCTTCATTCAGGTGACTTCGGAATTCATTACAGCTCTTTGCTGTAAAAAGTACATACATTCATTCATACATATCTCTAACAGAATATACAATCAGTGGATGAAACTAAATCAGAGAGACTCATGAAAAGCAGTTCACAAATAGGTTATCTTACCATTCAGAAGGCTCGACTTCTCTCCAGTGTCCTTGTATTGCCGAAGGCATTGGAAAAGCCGgaaaaaatatggtagaacaagAACCACAGGAATTGCAACTGAGTGGCTTCCACATACAGAATCAGCTTCAAACCATGCGATAGTGGCAACCTGTGCagacaaataaaacccaaaaGTTATCCTTTTTTTTTTGAGGGGGAGAAATCTTGCACCCATAAGCAAAATGATGGTAGAAGGTAAGAAGTATTGGCAGTTTATGGTACACTCGAAATAAATAGAAGTTTGTGTAGTTTGTCCCATGCCAAATTGTCATATTTGACAATTAACAATCAAAATTGAATTACATTCTGGCCTCTAGAAAGGCACACTGTGACACAATGCATGAAATTGGAGAAATTGGATACAACAGCATAGTATTAAGCCTTTCAAGGTAAATGAATATTGGCATGTGAAAATAACAGGTTCAACGTACAAGACTACTTGTATTGTTACATATTTGTATAACGTGCCTAAGCTATAGTTACAGCTAATATTTTTTGATTAATAAAACGTACTTTCAAGAATCATTACATTTTACATTATGGGCCATCCGAAAAACCAAAAATCACCTCTAGGGTAAGGCTGCATACATAGACTCCCCCCTCCCCCCACATTATTTATGTACATTGTGGACACCAAGAGCTGACTGTTTGACACCCATATGAACTGGACAAAAGTTTAGGCTTTTAACTATCAGAGAAAAATCTCACCAACACATTCAGGATAAAATTACAACCTTAAACTCTAGTGTACATTGAGGACACCAAGAGGTGACTGTTTGACACCCATATGAACTGGACAAAAGTTTAGGCTTTTAACTATCAGAAAAAAATCTGACCAACACATTCAGGATAAAATTACAACCTTAAACTCTAAAAGTTACGTACATATCTAAAAGAGTGTACCTATGTGTTTCTATCCAATGAATTAATCATTAGGAGGATGGTTCGAACGTACATGCGACAATTGCAATGGAATATAAGCTCTTTAACACAGGTCAGGGCTTTTTGAAAGATGTTCACACGAGGAAGGTATAATTAAAATGTGATAAGTGGATAATTGTAAGACAAAAGCAAGGTGCATTCTTCCATATTGAGTGATAAAAAGATTTTTGTTCATTGATCAATAAATTAAAGCTTGGAAAGGTCCACTGAGCAATAAAATGTGTTCTAATCACTGTCAATATGAGAAAACTACTGTCTCAAAATTTTGGGACACTTGAACAGGAAAAGGGAGAATAACAGAAAATTGTAATTTAACCCCAAACAAATGTCTGAAAGATTACCAACTCCATAAAACAGGAGACATGTGGCAATAAAGCCACACAAGAGCATTATAGTTCTTTTCTCTAAACCAAAAAGAGCTTTTTCTACTTTCTAGCCTTATGCATTTGTAATAGTTTCATGATTCTGAAAATTTGGTtggattttcatccttggtttTTTTGGTGGAACAAGAGTGGGAAAGAGAAGTCAACCTGTCGATGAACCATGCGGCAGACTGAACGCTCCAAGTCCGACAATACCTGCACAAGATTAATTGTTACCAATTTACCATAACTCAAAAGTGAAAGATAACTGATATAGGTGATTACACTGCAGAATGTATCACAATGCATTACTACAAGGTTAAGTCGATAAGGTCGTAAGACTTATACCCTTATTGCCATTTAGAGTCTAAAAGTGGTGTTTACAAGAATCGCGCCATATTATAAGCTCACAAATTTTACATGGTACAACTACAAGCAGATGacaaatttatttgaatttctCTTTAAAAACTACATGTCAAATTTCCCCAGAGCCCAGGATAGGCAAACTGACAACATTTAATCAAATAACATATCTGATAGAACAAAAAGTCAAAAGAGAAAGCCACAGGGACAAACATTACTCGTATTTTACAAAAATAATATCAAAATCCACATGGTCAAATGAAAAAGGGAATTCAAACAGCCATCCAAGAAAAAAGATAAGAATACCTTAGACATGGATGTCAAAATATCAGCCAGAAAGAAGTCAGAAAAAGATATAGCCTGCATAATGACGATGTGGATCATTCACAGGAAATAGAGAAATTAATTATGTCACGTCGAACAAAGTTAAGAAAAATATAAGCCTTATTGAACTAGCAGACAAAACATCAGCAACTACTAGTAGAGTGAAAGCTTTCCCTCAGTATCAACCAGATGGAGGAGGATGGCAAATTGGCAATGATGGAGGAGGATAGTTTGGAAAGGGGTGTCATGATTTACGATAGTCAGCTTTCGAAGCGTGGGATTGAACAAGTGATGCAGGACTCAGATAGCTTTTCAAAAAACCATCAAGATGATGACACCAATGCACTATCACCAACAGCATCCCGGTGCTATAAAAGCTCCCACCTATGACGGAATGAGGGGTCGGATGTACTCGGCCTAATACAATCATTTACCCTTGCGTCAAAAACTAAGAGAAGTCGTTTCCAGTTTGATCTTGGCTGAGTCTACTCCTGAATAAAGGCCAGTTTTCAACAGCACCACATCTCCAGTGACCCATAATTAATGAAAATCGTGTCGGGAATAGTCTTGATCGGCTCTTCCTTTGCCATATAAGAAAGCAGTCTAAAATGTCATTTTGCTTTTTTCTATTGTATCTCAaagcttaaaaaaaaaaaaaaaaaaaaaaaaaaaaaaaaaaaaatagtgaagCAGTGAGCCAAAGAAGTTGGTGCCATCTAAACCACTAAATTTATTGTCCACCAAAAAGACTATTAATTAGCCATCTTTAGCACGTGCATACCAGCATACTTGGCAAAAAAAGCAGACTATTTGCATGATCATTAAGCAAAAGCTAACTTGCCTGTAGGGGAAAAACTATCCTCCAAAGAGTTCTTAGCAAGTAGTAACGCGATGATAAGTAGAAAATATCAAAAGGGAATATCAAAAGCATGACAGCAGCTACATAGAGAAGAACctgcaaaacaataaaaaatttGGCTTTCAATGTTGATCTGACAAAAACAGTATTATAATGCCAGCACTCTACCGTCTAATATAGCAACACACAAATTCTATGTTGCTCGGACTCGTTTAGAAGTCTCCGACACGGGTGCGTGTCATGTATCGGACTAGgccatttttatgaaaaatatgcatattttggcTTAAAATGAGGTGTCCAAGTGTCATACCCTTGTCCGAGTGTCGAGTGTCGGACACGGGTACGTGGGAAAATCAGAAGTCGGAGTAACATAGCACACAACTATCACTGAACACGCTATGCATCAAGTGGAGACACTGCTGACAGTTAGATTCAGACACGATGAGAAGAAGGATGTTCAATGTTGCCGTGAGGCGCACAGAAGCGACTACGCACAAGGCACGAGCGACATGCGGCCCACTGCATTTTGCAAACAAATTTGCATCTCCAAGAACATTGTTTTTAAGAATTTGAAAAGGGCTAATATGTTAGGATAGCGTGGCAAAGGCGAGCATAATAAACGAACTGGAcggaaaaaaatatataaattacaTGGAAGTGCCTTAGTGCCTTATCTCGAGGCAAACTTAAGGCTCATAAGCCATTTTTTGCTATGGCCTGACCAACGCTTACAGGCACGCTTTTCGCTTTTCTAAATTAAGGATGTTAAAGACTGAAGCAATGACAAACGAGCACAAGTATAAGTGTTAAACACTTAAACACGATATCTTGCAAAggtaatgataaatttatgtttTCTAGTTCTGGTACCCTCAAGGAGTAAGTTGATAAAAACTGTCAAAGATGAAGGACTAAAGGACATCAATAGAAAAGTCGAGCACTATAATATGACAAGATAATTACACATTGTTCACTTATTTGAATATCTTCAAAAACAATGTCATTATGAAAAAGTAAACCCAAGTATGGATTAGACCATATAAATGAAGTGTGGTGTATACACAAATATAAAAGTGAAGGCAGCTAAAATACACAAATGGCTTTTTGCAATCTTTTTGTTTCATAAGGAAGCAAATAAAGCTCAAATTTATGAGCACTGCATTGCTAGAACTAACACCAAGTATGACTCCTGCCAAAGGCGGGGTCTTGGGTCATTTAAACAAAACAAGCAGACTTCCTTATTCTTAGCTAGCAGAGAAGCACACTCAGTAAGACAGCTTAATCATCATCGCTATCAATATTCAGTGGCAGGGAAGCATGCATATGGAGAGAAAAGTCACAAACAGAGTAGGATTATAGGCATAAAAGGCCATCAATTAGAAAACAAATTTAGCTCGCTTATAATTCAAATATGAGTATGGAATTAGAAAAGGTAAACAGAGTAAAATTGGAAATATCAACAAAAAGAGACATCTATTACACTGGTTGAGATGCAGCCAATGATACTTCTCCGTCTGAGTATAGATAAAGATAGGCTGTCATGCTGGTTGGAACTACAATGGTCATCCACATGGCACACTGCAACAAAAACACTACCGTGAATTATTATTCGAATAAAAAAGCATGTCATTAGTTCATTGCCTAATAGACTGAAAGGCTCTTGTCTATGCTGAGGTAAGGTGAGATATAAGAGGCCGTAATAATGAAAATTTTGTCAATAGTTACATTGACAAAATAGACAATAGTGTCGTGAACTATTTTCTTCCATCATATTTAGAAGTCAAAGAATAGAGAATTTTAGCCCTACTAGACGTGAAAAACTGATTGGCATGTTTAAATGCTCATAAGAAGCTAGAATCTAATGAAAATGAGACTTTAAAGTCCATCAAAGTCGTGAAAAATAGAGGCAAAGAGAAGAA
It includes:
- the LOC141592786 gene encoding uncharacterized protein LOC141592786 gives rise to the protein MFGGPVNGNSPHLRKSGSRPVFGDLGDISTEEALLRSPGGNEMKGVTTPLAGAVMMPSPTFLWRFKVLLFIIWGLCCCKIGWDSVMRMSADLRDLFLYEAFLYYNPLLLVTLMVWLWGINLWVFSQANVNYTKMFDLDQNHLTHSEIWKCAMWMTIVVPTSMTAYLYLYSDGEVSLAASQPVLLYVAAVMLLIFPFDIFYLSSRYYLLRTLWRIVFPLQAISFSDFFLADILTSMSKVLSDLERSVCRMVHRQVATIAWFEADSVCGSHSVAIPVVLVLPYFFRLFQCLRQYKDTGEKSSLLNALKYSTAVPVIFLSALKYHVYPDKWTNIYRPLWLLSSVLNSLYSFYWDVTRDWDMSCFTRIFKFGKPNICSYLLHGRIWVYCWVLGSNLILRCTWTYKLSAHLRHNYLTVFTIAALEIFRRFQWVFFRVENEWNKMSAKSHIQLSETDKVGEDTKLLDAANHNV
- the LOC141591321 gene encoding uncharacterized protein LOC141591321 isoform X1 is translated as MDVALLRCLSFLILLSIISDCSGSNAEVNKRAQRHSNPQGQMVFESYEAITTTMHDAYPTIVGSPGDIPTLDPSPTTPTTTPSTMPLTPMTGPPTMPTTGPPTTPTTTPMPPYGGAGVIGGGGGGGGGGGGSGSGGGGGSWCVANPGASEKALQVGLDYACGYGGADCSQIQTGASCFNPDTIRDHASYAYNDYYQKNPAPTSCDFGGTAQLVNSDPSSGSCHLPSKGSTSLTPTTPTPIVQTPPAMLSPPSPSSTLLPGIPPGGGSGFGPEPTASPNMATTTHQQFLLFLSSTSILIYVLLANPV
- the LOC141591321 gene encoding uncharacterized protein LOC141591321 isoform X2; the encoded protein is MDVALLRCLSFLILLSIISGSNAEVNKRAQRHSNPQGQMVFESYEAITTTMHDAYPTIVGSPGDIPTLDPSPTTPTTTPSTMPLTPMTGPPTMPTTGPPTTPTTTPMPPYGGAGVIGGGGGGGGGGGGSGSGGGGGSWCVANPGASEKALQVGLDYACGYGGADCSQIQTGASCFNPDTIRDHASYAYNDYYQKNPAPTSCDFGGTAQLVNSDPSSGSCHLPSKGSTSLTPTTPTPIVQTPPAMLSPPSPSSTLLPGIPPGGGSGFGPEPTASPNMATTTHQQFLLFLSSTSILIYVLLANPV